A single Fundidesulfovibrio soli DNA region contains:
- a CDS encoding potassium channel family protein — translation MLPAYLSKNKQIINTCMLVGALVGGGHLHPLVDSLLFYLIIFGVALFSFARNAFLNVMLVASSLSYALAWFKGFHDVDFNLMFCISGLLCLIYGISSTVRFVLTSKEVSKAEIFALVNCYLTMGFFWALLYTLVEGVHPGSFTLPIQLDRIMDGMIYFSFATMTTVGYGDMAPRTLLAQRLAITQAIFGQFYFALVVAYLINRLFQEKRDVSE, via the coding sequence TTGCTCCCGGCTTACCTCTCCAAGAACAAGCAGATCATCAACACCTGCATGCTCGTGGGCGCGCTGGTGGGCGGCGGCCATCTGCACCCTCTGGTGGACAGCCTCCTGTTCTACCTGATCATCTTCGGGGTGGCGCTGTTCAGCTTCGCACGCAACGCCTTCCTGAACGTGATGCTCGTGGCCAGCTCCCTGTCCTATGCGCTGGCTTGGTTCAAGGGCTTCCACGACGTGGACTTCAACCTGATGTTCTGCATCTCCGGGTTGCTGTGCCTGATCTACGGCATCAGCTCCACGGTGCGCTTCGTGCTGACCTCCAAGGAGGTCAGCAAGGCGGAGATCTTCGCGCTGGTGAACTGCTACCTGACAATGGGATTCTTCTGGGCGCTGCTCTATACCCTGGTGGAGGGCGTCCACCCGGGATCGTTCACCCTCCCCATCCAGCTGGACCGCATCATGGACGGGATGATCTATTTCAGCTTCGCCACCATGACCACCGTGGGGTACGGCGATATGGCCCCGCGCACCCTTCTGGCTCAGCGCCTCGCCATAACCCAGGCCATCTTCGGGCAGTTCTACTTCGCCCTTGTGGTGGCCTACCTGATCAATCGCCTGTTCCAGGAAAAGAGGGACGTGAGCGAGTGA
- a CDS encoding DHH family phosphoesterase: MHDVLRALQSGTRFLVASHAAPDGDAIGSMAAMGHLLLALGKQVALYDVSGLPRAFTWVKLPGEIATELPPLEDFDFIVALDCGDSRRGGPALQQAMTQRPTIVIDHHVNNPQWGAHNWVEVTRSSTCEMVAELALALGLTLTGALGEAVYLGIVTDTGHFSFDNTSPHCMEMVAQIMRQGLKPALINELIQNQWSLPRFRLWGEVLGVARLYFDGQLGVIRITREQLERLGADAEDCDGLANFLLRVKGCRVVQSLREDEAGGLKLSLRSVSELNIQPVAAAFGGGGHRCAAGASIKGALDEVEPRLIEALGQVLGA; the protein is encoded by the coding sequence ATGCATGACGTCCTGCGCGCCCTGCAGTCGGGCACCCGTTTCCTGGTCGCTTCCCACGCCGCCCCGGACGGCGACGCCATTGGCTCCATGGCGGCCATGGGGCACCTGCTCCTGGCCCTGGGCAAGCAGGTGGCCCTCTACGACGTTTCGGGCCTGCCGCGCGCGTTCACCTGGGTGAAGCTGCCCGGGGAGATCGCCACGGAACTGCCCCCCCTTGAAGATTTCGACTTCATCGTGGCCCTGGACTGCGGCGATTCGCGCCGCGGCGGCCCCGCCCTGCAGCAGGCCATGACCCAGCGGCCCACTATCGTCATCGACCACCACGTGAACAACCCCCAGTGGGGCGCGCACAACTGGGTGGAGGTCACCCGCTCCTCCACCTGCGAGATGGTGGCCGAGCTGGCCCTGGCCCTGGGCCTGACGCTCACGGGGGCGCTGGGCGAGGCGGTCTACCTGGGCATCGTCACGGACACCGGCCACTTCAGCTTCGACAACACCTCCCCCCACTGCATGGAGATGGTGGCGCAGATCATGCGCCAGGGCCTCAAGCCCGCGCTCATCAACGAGCTGATCCAGAACCAGTGGTCCCTGCCCCGGTTCAGGCTCTGGGGCGAGGTGCTGGGCGTGGCCAGGCTCTATTTCGATGGACAGTTGGGCGTTATCCGCATAACGAGGGAGCAGCTGGAGAGGCTGGGAGCCGACGCGGAGGACTGCGACGGCCTGGCCAACTTCCTGCTGCGCGTGAAGGGCTGCCGCGTGGTGCAGTCCCTGCGCGAGGACGAGGCCGGGGGGCTCAAGCTCAGCCTGCGTTCCGTTTCCGAGCTGAACATCCAGCCCGTTGCGGCCGCCTTCGGCGGCGGCGGGCATCGTTGCGCCGCCGGGGCCAGCATCAAGGGCGCACTGGACGAAGTGGAGCCGCGCCTGATAGAGGCCCTTGGCCAGGTTCTGGGGGCCTAG
- the rbfA gene encoding 30S ribosome-binding factor RbfA: MTTKEGPSRRSIRMADQIMREIATLLTEEMQDPRLELVTISGVRMNSDMSVATVLFTMHGDDARIKAAKDAFYQAKGFLRSNIGRRIKSKFVPDLRFELDQFLETMVYGHPHA, translated from the coding sequence ATGACGACCAAAGAAGGCCCTTCCCGGCGCTCCATCCGCATGGCCGACCAGATCATGCGCGAGATCGCCACCTTGCTCACCGAAGAGATGCAGGACCCCCGCCTGGAGCTCGTGACCATCAGCGGCGTGCGCATGAACTCCGACATGAGCGTGGCCACCGTGCTCTTCACCATGCACGGCGACGACGCCCGCATCAAGGCGGCCAAGGACGCGTTCTACCAGGCCAAGGGTTTCCTGCGCTCCAACATCGGCAGGCGCATCAAGAGCAAGTTCGTCCCCGACCTGCGCTTCGAGTTGGACCAGTTCCTGGAAACCATGGTCTACGGCCATCCCCATGCATGA
- the truB gene encoding tRNA pseudouridine(55) synthase TruB produces the protein MAKQPPRYPQQHGVLALNKPGGPTSARCLEIIKRQLDQRKIGHAGTLDPMATGVLVVLLGEGTKLAGFLTEGEKVYSGRLRLGQTTDTFDAEGAVTAEAPWEHITQEQAREAVAAWTAMATQEIPPYSAVKVDGQPLYKKARRGEDVPVVVKPIKVFDAEVLHMELPQIHFRVRVSSGAYVRSLVHSLGTRLGCGAHLTELIRERSHPFGLDQAVDLDELVDHPERLAERVVPLERALPHWPALTLTQEQAKKVRDGKWLTLEELPGPDTRAMLVEPDGLPVALAEPQDKDGARRWAILRGINLRQDAPGNPA, from the coding sequence GTGGCGAAGCAGCCCCCAAGGTATCCGCAGCAGCACGGCGTGCTGGCGCTGAACAAGCCCGGCGGCCCCACCTCGGCCCGCTGCCTGGAGATCATCAAGCGCCAGCTGGACCAGCGCAAGATCGGCCACGCCGGCACGCTGGACCCCATGGCCACCGGCGTGCTCGTGGTGCTGCTGGGCGAGGGAACCAAGCTGGCCGGGTTTCTCACCGAGGGCGAGAAGGTCTATTCCGGGCGGTTGCGCCTGGGCCAGACCACCGACACCTTCGACGCCGAAGGCGCGGTGACCGCCGAGGCCCCCTGGGAGCACATCACCCAGGAGCAGGCCCGCGAGGCCGTGGCGGCCTGGACGGCCATGGCCACACAGGAGATACCGCCCTACTCCGCCGTGAAGGTGGACGGGCAGCCTCTCTACAAGAAGGCCCGCCGTGGGGAGGACGTCCCCGTGGTGGTGAAGCCGATAAAAGTTTTCGATGCGGAAGTGCTCCACATGGAGCTGCCGCAGATACATTTCCGGGTGAGAGTGAGTTCCGGCGCCTATGTACGCTCCCTGGTCCACAGCCTGGGGACGCGACTTGGGTGCGGAGCACACTTGACTGAACTCATCCGGGAGCGCAGCCATCCTTTCGGGTTGGACCAGGCCGTCGATCTCGACGAACTGGTTGACCACCCCGAGCGGTTGGCCGAACGGGTTGTCCCTCTGGAGCGCGCCCTGCCGCACTGGCCTGCCCTGACGCTGACTCAGGAACAGGCGAAGAAGGTGCGGGACGGCAAATGGCTCACCCTGGAGGAACTCCCCGGACCGGACACGCGGGCCATGCTCGTGGAGCCGGACGGCCTGCCCGTGGCCCTGGCCGAACCCCAGGACAAGGACGGCGCCAGGCGATGGGCGATCCTGCGAGGCATCAACCTCCGCCAGGACGCACCGGGCAATCCTGCCTGA
- the infB gene encoding translation initiation factor IF-2: protein MTKLRVRDLAKELRVSNKDIYQALRELDIRAASDMATLEDDQVALVRSKIKHGLAKSEVVQSQSQPGVVVRRRRASAPGSEEAHAEAPAAQQAAAPVEQAPASEAPAAETVEEAAPRQPREPRPRRRLSETPPARIISQPEAEPEPEEMPVVHEHEFAKPVETEAQKPVAPVVAETVVEAAPEAPAPQAEEPAQVQEPTAGEPAAAAPEAEAPKAEEGQAPAAEQEKKVKKPKREVPIGPQVRIISMPEPRAPEPQRPSGPRPGGPGGYQPRPGGPGGPGGPGRPAGPGGYPQRPGGPGRPGGPGGPGGPGGPRPPFGARPGAPGTDAKPAPPTEAESRDSKRRKDKRVVEFGAGTAEDGRGGRGGKKRMGDIQDRTGRGGKNPKKKKGVDQIAQIMAAQAQAQPQKAIKRKIRMEEAIRVSEMARQMNLKAQDLMKVLLSMGMMATINQSLDYDTAVLVAAEFAYEVEKVGFDEEQFLVTEGADAPETLQPRPPVVTIMGHVDHGKTSLLDAIRSTNVVMGEAGGITQHIGAYHVSTPKGDVVFLDTPGHEAFTAMRARGAKVTDIVVLVVAADDGVMDQTREAINHSKAAGVPIVVAVNKIDKPGAEPDRVKRELAEFNLVPEEWGGDTIFAYVSAKQRLGLDELLEMILLQAEVLELKANPDKRAKGHIIEAKLDKGRGPVATVLIEEGTLRQGDAFVCGLFSGRVRAMFDDQGRKIKEAGPAMPVEVQGFEGVPEAGEMFTCLEDEKVARRIAEDRLAKQRERELGKATKITLETFLASRNEAEAQELKLVLKADVQGSQEAISEALTKLSGDKVKIRIIHAGTGAITESDVLLAAASEAIIIGFNLRPSVKVKELAERESVDLRFYDIIYKLVDEIKAAMSGMLAPVLKEQYLGQAEVRETFSVPRVGIVAGCGVLDGKITRNAQIRLLRDSVVVYTGKLASLKRFKDDVKEVTKGYECGMGLENFNDIKVGDVIEAFETVEEADTLD from the coding sequence GTGACGAAGCTTAGGGTCCGCGACCTCGCCAAGGAGCTGAGGGTCAGCAACAAGGACATCTATCAAGCCCTGAGGGAGCTCGACATCCGGGCGGCCAGCGATATGGCCACCCTGGAAGACGACCAGGTCGCCCTGGTGCGCTCCAAGATCAAGCATGGCCTCGCCAAATCGGAGGTGGTCCAGAGCCAGTCCCAGCCGGGAGTGGTTGTGCGCCGCCGCCGCGCCAGCGCGCCCGGAAGCGAGGAAGCCCACGCCGAAGCCCCCGCCGCCCAGCAAGCCGCAGCGCCCGTCGAGCAGGCTCCCGCCTCCGAGGCGCCGGCAGCCGAGACCGTGGAGGAAGCCGCCCCCAGGCAGCCCCGCGAGCCCCGGCCCCGCCGCCGCCTGAGCGAAACCCCGCCGGCCAGGATCATTTCCCAGCCCGAGGCCGAGCCCGAGCCGGAAGAGATGCCCGTGGTGCACGAGCACGAATTCGCCAAGCCCGTGGAGACCGAGGCCCAGAAGCCCGTCGCCCCGGTCGTGGCCGAAACCGTGGTCGAGGCAGCGCCCGAGGCGCCGGCCCCGCAGGCCGAGGAGCCTGCCCAGGTTCAGGAGCCCACCGCAGGAGAGCCGGCTGCCGCCGCTCCCGAAGCCGAGGCCCCCAAGGCCGAGGAAGGCCAGGCCCCTGCCGCCGAGCAGGAGAAAAAGGTCAAGAAGCCCAAGCGGGAAGTGCCCATCGGCCCGCAGGTGCGCATCATTTCCATGCCCGAACCCCGCGCGCCGGAACCGCAGCGCCCCTCGGGCCCCCGCCCCGGCGGACCCGGCGGTTATCAGCCCCGCCCCGGCGGTCCCGGAGGACCCGGCGGCCCCGGCCGTCCTGCTGGGCCCGGTGGCTATCCGCAGCGTCCCGGCGGACCTGGCCGTCCCGGCGGTCCTGGCGGCCCCGGCGGACCCGGCGGTCCCCGCCCGCCCTTCGGCGCGCGCCCCGGCGCACCCGGAACCGACGCCAAGCCCGCCCCCCCGACCGAGGCCGAAAGCCGCGACTCCAAGCGCCGCAAGGATAAGCGCGTGGTCGAGTTCGGCGCCGGTACGGCGGAGGACGGACGCGGCGGTCGCGGCGGCAAGAAGCGCATGGGCGACATTCAGGACCGCACCGGTCGCGGGGGCAAGAACCCCAAGAAGAAGAAGGGTGTGGACCAGATCGCACAGATCATGGCCGCCCAGGCCCAGGCCCAGCCGCAGAAGGCCATCAAGCGCAAGATCCGCATGGAGGAGGCCATCCGCGTCTCCGAAATGGCCCGCCAGATGAACCTCAAGGCGCAGGACCTCATGAAGGTGCTGCTCTCCATGGGCATGATGGCCACCATCAACCAGTCGCTGGACTACGACACCGCCGTGCTGGTGGCCGCCGAGTTCGCCTACGAGGTTGAAAAGGTCGGCTTCGACGAGGAGCAGTTCCTGGTGACCGAGGGCGCCGACGCCCCCGAGACGCTGCAGCCCAGGCCCCCCGTCGTGACCATCATGGGTCACGTCGACCACGGCAAGACCTCGCTGCTGGACGCCATCCGCTCCACCAACGTGGTCATGGGCGAGGCCGGCGGCATCACGCAGCACATCGGCGCCTACCACGTGAGCACCCCCAAGGGCGACGTGGTCTTCCTGGACACCCCCGGTCACGAGGCCTTCACCGCCATGCGCGCCCGCGGCGCCAAGGTGACGGACATCGTGGTCCTGGTCGTGGCCGCCGACGACGGCGTCATGGACCAGACCCGCGAGGCCATCAACCACTCCAAGGCCGCCGGCGTGCCCATCGTGGTGGCCGTGAACAAGATCGACAAGCCCGGCGCCGAGCCCGACCGCGTGAAGCGCGAGCTGGCCGAGTTCAACCTGGTGCCCGAGGAATGGGGCGGCGACACCATCTTCGCCTACGTCTCGGCCAAGCAGCGCCTCGGCCTGGACGAACTGCTGGAGATGATCCTGCTGCAGGCCGAAGTGCTGGAGCTCAAGGCCAACCCGGACAAGCGCGCCAAGGGCCACATCATCGAGGCCAAGCTGGACAAGGGCCGCGGCCCCGTGGCCACCGTGCTCATCGAAGAGGGCACCCTGCGTCAGGGCGACGCCTTCGTCTGCGGCCTGTTCTCCGGCCGCGTGCGCGCCATGTTCGACGACCAGGGCCGCAAGATCAAGGAAGCCGGGCCGGCCATGCCGGTCGAGGTCCAGGGCTTCGAGGGCGTGCCCGAGGCGGGCGAGATGTTCACCTGCCTCGAGGACGAGAAGGTCGCCCGTCGCATCGCGGAGGACCGCCTGGCCAAGCAGCGTGAACGCGAGCTGGGCAAGGCCACCAAGATCACCCTGGAGACCTTCCTGGCCTCGCGCAACGAAGCCGAGGCCCAGGAGCTCAAGCTGGTGCTCAAGGCCGACGTGCAGGGCTCGCAGGAGGCCATCTCCGAGGCGCTCACCAAGCTCTCGGGCGACAAGGTCAAGATCCGCATCATCCACGCGGGCACCGGCGCCATCACCGAGTCCGACGTGCTCCTGGCGGCCGCCTCCGAAGCCATCATCATCGGCTTCAACCTGCGCCCCTCGGTGAAGGTCAAGGAACTGGCCGAACGCGAGAGCGTGGACCTGCGCTTCTACGACATCATCTACAAGCTGGTGGACGAGATCAAGGCGGCCATGTCCGGCATGCTGGCCCCCGTGCTCAAGGAGCAGTACCTGGGACAGGCTGAGGTCCGCGAGACCTTCAGCGTGCCCAGGGTTGGCATCGTCGCGGGCTGCGGCGTCCTGGACGGCAAGATCACCCGCAACGCCCAGATCCGCCTGCTGCGCGACAGCGTGGTGGTCTACACCGGCAAGCTCGCCAGCCTGAAGCGCTTCAAGGACGACGTGAAGGAAGTGACCAAGGGCTACGAGTGCGGCATGGGCCTGGAGAACTTCAACGACATCAAGGTCGGCGACGTGATCGAAGCCTTCGAGACCGTGGAAGAAGCCGACACCCTGGATTAA
- the rimP gene encoding ribosome maturation factor RimP yields the protein MESLGLSLWGMEFAGGEGRPTLRLFIDGPDGVDVEHCASVSRQLGAALEVEDLIPGAYHLEVSSPGLSRRFFELSQLPPYIGQELDITLAVPHGGRKRYKGTFDSLDGDVLNMTCEGASVSFPWSAVAKAKLVFTFETPEESKARAKKTSKADKAAERH from the coding sequence GTGGAAAGCCTCGGCCTGTCCCTCTGGGGCATGGAGTTCGCCGGTGGCGAAGGCCGCCCCACCCTGCGCCTGTTCATCGACGGCCCGGACGGCGTCGACGTGGAGCACTGCGCATCGGTGAGCCGCCAGCTGGGCGCGGCCCTCGAAGTGGAGGACCTCATTCCCGGGGCCTACCACCTTGAGGTCTCCTCCCCCGGGCTGAGCAGGCGCTTCTTTGAACTTTCCCAGCTGCCGCCCTACATCGGGCAGGAGTTGGACATCACCCTGGCCGTCCCTCACGGGGGCCGCAAGCGCTACAAGGGGACTTTCGACTCCCTCGACGGCGACGTCCTCAACATGACGTGCGAGGGCGCGTCCGTCTCCTTCCCTTGGAGCGCGGTGGCCAAAGCCAAACTGGTCTTCACTTTCGAGACACCCGAAGAGAGCAAGGCCAGGGCGAAAAAGACTTCCAAGGCAGACAAAGCCGCCGAGCGCCACTAG
- the nusA gene encoding transcription termination factor NusA, translated as MGMELRKAIDQISKDRGIDRDLLIDTLEEAVRSSVARKFGDHMDIEVSYNDEAGEIEVFQFKIVVDEVEDPLSEIDLEAAREVDPNVQMDDELGFKLKVEDLGRIAAQSAKQVIIQRMRDAEQEIIYEEYKDRKGEIVSGIVQRRDRGGWIINLGRTEAMLPKEEQIPRERYKRGDRVQAFIIEVLPSGRGPQIIISRTHPDYMAALFKREVPEVSDGTVRILGVARDPGSRAKVAVSSKDRDVDPVGACVGVRGSRIQNIVQELHGERIDIVVWHPEIATYAANALSPARITRIMVDEDEKTLEVVVPDDQLTLAIGRKGQNVKLAAKLLGWKIDIFTDSRYAELNVARKGMEQLASVAEMSMENFLSAGFDTVAMLAEAADEELDRIEGMTPTKRDHLRAAIRLLLPAQPKPEEAEEDGPEGEEMPRETAENAGNDEQND; from the coding sequence ATGGGCATGGAGCTTCGCAAGGCCATCGACCAGATCAGCAAGGACCGCGGCATCGACCGCGATCTGCTCATCGACACTCTCGAGGAAGCCGTACGTTCCTCGGTCGCCCGCAAGTTCGGCGACCACATGGATATCGAGGTCAGCTACAACGACGAGGCCGGCGAGATCGAGGTGTTCCAGTTCAAGATCGTCGTCGACGAGGTGGAAGACCCCCTCTCCGAGATCGACCTGGAGGCCGCCCGCGAGGTCGACCCCAATGTTCAGATGGACGACGAGCTGGGCTTCAAGCTCAAGGTCGAGGACCTGGGACGCATCGCGGCCCAGTCCGCCAAGCAGGTGATCATCCAGCGCATGCGCGACGCCGAGCAGGAGATCATCTACGAGGAATACAAGGACCGCAAGGGCGAGATCGTCTCCGGCATCGTGCAGCGGCGCGACCGCGGCGGCTGGATCATCAACCTGGGCCGCACCGAGGCCATGCTCCCCAAAGAGGAGCAGATCCCGCGCGAGCGCTACAAGCGCGGCGACAGGGTCCAGGCCTTCATCATCGAAGTGCTGCCCAGCGGACGCGGACCCCAGATCATCATCTCCCGCACCCACCCGGACTACATGGCCGCCCTGTTCAAGCGCGAAGTGCCCGAAGTCTCCGACGGCACGGTGCGCATCCTGGGCGTGGCGCGCGACCCCGGCTCCCGGGCCAAGGTGGCCGTCTCCTCCAAGGACCGCGACGTGGATCCGGTGGGCGCCTGCGTCGGCGTGCGCGGCTCGCGCATCCAGAACATCGTGCAGGAGCTGCACGGCGAGCGCATCGACATCGTGGTCTGGCACCCCGAAATCGCCACCTACGCGGCCAACGCCCTCTCTCCGGCGCGCATCACCCGCATCATGGTGGACGAGGACGAGAAGACCCTCGAAGTGGTGGTGCCCGACGACCAGCTGACCCTGGCCATCGGCCGCAAGGGCCAGAACGTCAAGCTGGCGGCCAAGCTGCTGGGCTGGAAGATCGACATCTTTACCGACTCCCGCTACGCGGAGCTCAACGTGGCGCGCAAGGGCATGGAACAGCTTGCCAGCGTGGCCGAGATGAGCATGGAGAATTTCCTCTCCGCGGGCTTCGACACCGTGGCCATGCTGGCCGAAGCCGCCGACGAGGAGTTGGACCGTATCGAGGGGATGACCCCCACCAAGCGCGACCACCTGCGCGCCGCCATCAGGCTCCTGCTGCCCGCGCAGCCCAAGCCCGAAGAGGCGGAGGAAGACGGCCCCGAGGGCGAAGAGATGCCCCGGGAAACGGCGGAAAATGCCGGGAATGACGAACAGAACGACTGA
- the flgF gene encoding flagellar basal-body rod protein FlgF: MQQSTISALFGALSNETRLNLIANNLANANTAGYKADKVSFQDVFQRMASDFSPDARNDLQEKNLLPRPILVAKPRLAEQTLDMTQGGLEATGNPLDLAITGPGFFRVQTPEGQFLTRNGQFYRNNQGMLVTNQGYPVLGQSGPVTLGEGKTVTITRDGQVSVDGDIVGAIDIVDVADPKQLKKYGQSMFAGPDNAQPVTRAIEAGKTGINQGYIEKPNVNVVGEMVAMIEAQRSFEAYAKIISSTQEMDQNATAKVGETR, translated from the coding sequence ATGCAACAAAGCACAATCAGCGCGCTGTTCGGGGCCTTGAGCAACGAAACGCGCCTCAACCTGATCGCCAACAATTTGGCGAACGCGAACACCGCCGGGTACAAGGCCGACAAGGTCTCCTTCCAGGACGTGTTCCAGCGCATGGCCTCCGACTTCAGCCCGGACGCCCGCAACGACCTGCAGGAGAAGAACCTGCTGCCCAGGCCCATCCTGGTGGCCAAGCCCCGGCTGGCCGAGCAGACTCTGGACATGACCCAGGGCGGGCTGGAGGCCACCGGCAACCCCCTCGACCTGGCCATCACCGGCCCCGGCTTCTTCCGGGTGCAGACCCCCGAAGGCCAGTTCCTCACCCGCAACGGCCAGTTCTACCGCAACAACCAGGGCATGCTGGTGACCAACCAGGGCTACCCCGTGCTGGGCCAGTCCGGCCCGGTGACCCTGGGCGAGGGCAAGACCGTCACCATCACCCGCGACGGCCAGGTCTCCGTGGACGGCGACATCGTGGGGGCCATCGACATCGTGGACGTGGCCGACCCCAAGCAGCTCAAGAAGTACGGCCAGAGCATGTTCGCGGGCCCCGACAACGCCCAGCCCGTGACCCGGGCCATCGAGGCGGGCAAGACGGGCATCAACCAGGGCTACATCGAAAAGCCCAACGTCAACGTGGTCGGGGAAATGGTGGCCATGATCGAGGCCCAGCGCTCCTTCGAGGCCTACGCCAAGATCATCAGCAGCACGCAGGAAATGGACCAGAACGCCACCGCCAAGGTCGGCGAAACCAGGTAA
- the flgG gene encoding flagellar basal-body rod protein FlgG, protein MMRSLYTATTGMVAMQTQIDTMANNLANVNTIGFKKSRAEFEDLMYQTLNVAGTQNEGGSRIPTGMQVGMGVRPTTVHKFFQQGDFQNTGNPLDVAISGQGFFRLQDPSGNDVYTRAGSFKLNQDGTIVNANGYTLQPTVTIPQQTTNIVITERGVLSATDSAGNVLATSTIPLYTFINPAGLTAQGSNVYKTSEASGAAQELTPGDQNAGTLVQGFIEGSNVQMVDEMVGLIVGQRAYEANSKTITTADSMLQTAVNIKR, encoded by the coding sequence ATGATGCGCTCTCTCTATACGGCCACCACCGGCATGGTGGCCATGCAGACCCAGATAGACACCATGGCCAACAACCTGGCCAACGTGAACACCATCGGCTTCAAGAAGAGCCGGGCCGAGTTCGAGGACCTGATGTACCAGACCCTCAACGTGGCCGGCACCCAGAACGAGGGCGGCTCCCGCATCCCTACGGGCATGCAGGTGGGCATGGGCGTGCGCCCCACCACGGTGCACAAGTTCTTCCAGCAGGGCGACTTCCAGAACACCGGCAACCCGCTGGACGTGGCCATCTCGGGCCAGGGCTTCTTCCGCCTGCAGGACCCCTCCGGCAACGACGTGTACACCCGGGCGGGCTCCTTCAAGCTCAACCAGGACGGCACCATCGTCAACGCCAACGGCTACACCCTGCAGCCCACCGTCACCATCCCGCAGCAGACGACGAACATCGTCATCACCGAGCGCGGCGTGCTGAGCGCCACGGACTCCGCGGGCAACGTGCTGGCCACCAGCACCATCCCCCTCTACACGTTCATCAACCCGGCGGGCCTCACCGCCCAGGGCTCCAACGTCTACAAGACCTCCGAAGCCTCCGGCGCCGCCCAGGAGCTCACCCCCGGCGACCAGAACGCCGGAACCCTCGTGCAGGGCTTCATCGAAGGCTCCAACGTGCAGATGGTGGACGAAATGGTGGGGCTCATCGTGGGGCAGAGGGCCTACGAGGCCAACTCCAAGACCATCACCACGGCGGACTCCATGCTCCAGACGGCCGTGAACATCAAACGCTAG
- a CDS encoding DUF503 domain-containing protein — protein MIIGVLSLEFRLHGNDSLKGKRSVAQKLKAKLRNKFNVAVSEVAHHDSHESLVLAAVTVSPDAKHARGLLQKALNMVVAADEAELIYDDIELIGQ, from the coding sequence ATGATCATCGGCGTCCTGAGCCTGGAGTTCCGCCTGCACGGCAACGACTCCCTGAAAGGCAAACGCTCCGTGGCCCAGAAGCTCAAGGCCAAATTGCGCAACAAGTTCAATGTGGCAGTGAGCGAAGTGGCCCACCACGACAGCCACGAGTCCCTCGTGCTGGCGGCGGTGACCGTGAGCCCGGACGCCAAGCACGCCCGGGGCCTCTTGCAGAAAGCCCTGAACATGGTGGTTGCCGCCGACGAAGCGGAACTTATATACGACGACATCGAGCTGATCGGCCAGTAG
- a CDS encoding YlxR family protein, translating to MPGMTNRTTDAIRGPVRTCIVCRGRFPKKELTRHVWRGEWTPDEAYIQPGRGYYCCAGDACKAKFPKRAAAVRKGKGEGKRDEA from the coding sequence ATGCCGGGAATGACGAACAGAACGACTGATGCGATACGGGGGCCCGTGCGCACGTGCATCGTGTGCCGAGGGCGGTTCCCGAAAAAAGAGCTCACCCGCCACGTGTGGCGAGGTGAATGGACGCCCGATGAGGCGTATATCCAGCCCGGAAGGGGCTACTACTGTTGCGCCGGGGACGCCTGCAAGGCGAAATTCCCCAAGCGCGCCGCCGCCGTGAGGAAAGGCAAGGGGGAAGGCAAACGTGACGAAGCTTAG
- the rpsO gene encoding 30S ribosomal protein S15: MVMTPESKLKVIEEYKTKEGDTGSPEVQIALLTSRIVYLTEHFKTHAKDYHSRTGLLKLVGQRRKLLNYLKSKDINRYRTLIARLGIRK, from the coding sequence GTGGTCATGACCCCTGAAAGCAAGCTCAAGGTGATCGAGGAGTACAAGACCAAGGAGGGAGACACCGGCTCCCCCGAGGTGCAGATTGCGCTGCTGACCAGCCGCATCGTCTACCTGACCGAACACTTCAAGACCCACGCCAAGGACTACCACTCCCGCACGGGCCTTCTGAAGCTGGTCGGCCAGCGCCGCAAGCTGCTCAACTACCTCAAGAGCAAGGACATCAACCGCTACCGCACCCTGATCGCGCGGCTCGGCATCCGCAAGTAA